From Sporosarcina sp. Te-1, the proteins below share one genomic window:
- a CDS encoding IS1182 family transposase translates to MCNPKITTPHYTTEFPLAIEEMKASPVSKRRFSPTFKPYNNRQGFAIFDVQELIPENHIARVVDEMVEAIPDERLYTYYTGGGRSSYHPKMMLKVILYAYSQKIYSCRGIEKMITENLPAMWLAAMERPDFRTLNDFRGIRMKAMMDELFETMILKLIEEGYITMENYFLDGTKIEANANKYSFVWKKSTLRFEEKLKEKIRTTLANIQEIAEAEGLELGSLPEDKAEPGQLADLAAQLEEQAELLTKEMEGTKEMPTRKVLRTKRSVLRKSVKRIRQDFLPRMEKYAQHHATFGDRNSFSKTDPDATFMRMKEDHMKNGQLKPGYNIQMATENQFILYYTMHQRPTDTRCFIPHLEKLAKSNLPLPKRVIADAGYGSEENYLYALGEEKEPCFEFLIPYGTYIKEQTRKYKNDIRNAKNWKYEEQYDRFICPNGRHVNFKNYQNKKNASGHVQSYKIYECEDCSDCPLKALCTKAKGNRQVHWNTIFEEMKAKAKEALECEENTGIYARRKIEVESVFGHIKGNRSFRRFSLRGLNKVHTEFGIVALAHNLLKVAGIRQLLSLVDEKIGGGRQGVFLHQFYFRDLLDSPFVLFHDELSWHNSF, encoded by the coding sequence ATGTGCAATCCGAAGATTACTACTCCACATTATACCACAGAATTTCCATTAGCCATAGAGGAAATGAAGGCAAGCCCCGTTTCCAAGCGACGTTTCTCTCCGACATTCAAACCTTACAATAATCGGCAGGGATTTGCCATCTTCGATGTGCAGGAGCTGATTCCGGAAAACCATATAGCCCGAGTAGTCGATGAAATGGTTGAGGCCATCCCAGATGAACGGCTTTATACATATTATACAGGTGGGGGGCGAAGCTCCTATCATCCCAAGATGATGCTGAAAGTCATTCTCTATGCCTACTCTCAGAAAATCTATTCATGCCGTGGCATCGAGAAAATGATCACGGAGAACCTGCCGGCCATGTGGCTTGCGGCAATGGAGAGGCCGGATTTTCGTACCCTTAACGATTTCAGAGGCATCCGCATGAAGGCGATGATGGATGAATTATTTGAAACAATGATTTTGAAACTGATCGAAGAAGGTTATATCACCATGGAGAACTACTTTTTGGATGGTACCAAGATTGAAGCCAATGCCAATAAGTATTCTTTCGTATGGAAAAAATCGACGCTTCGCTTTGAAGAGAAATTAAAGGAGAAGATCCGGACAACCCTAGCGAATATACAAGAGATTGCCGAGGCCGAGGGCCTGGAACTTGGGTCACTTCCAGAGGATAAGGCGGAACCCGGACAGTTGGCCGACTTGGCCGCACAACTGGAAGAACAAGCAGAGTTATTGACCAAGGAAATGGAAGGGACAAAAGAGATGCCTACCCGAAAGGTCCTCCGCACAAAACGCAGCGTATTACGGAAATCGGTAAAACGAATCCGCCAGGACTTTCTGCCGAGAATGGAAAAATACGCACAGCACCATGCCACATTTGGAGACCGCAACAGTTTTTCGAAAACAGACCCGGACGCCACCTTCATGCGCATGAAAGAGGACCATATGAAAAATGGCCAACTGAAACCCGGCTATAACATACAGATGGCAACCGAGAATCAGTTCATTCTCTACTACACCATGCATCAGCGACCGACAGATACACGCTGTTTCATTCCTCATCTGGAGAAGTTGGCGAAATCTAATTTGCCGTTGCCCAAAAGGGTGATTGCGGACGCAGGCTACGGAAGTGAAGAGAATTATCTCTATGCGCTTGGGGAGGAAAAAGAGCCGTGCTTCGAATTCTTGATTCCCTACGGGACCTATATTAAAGAACAGACGCGCAAATACAAAAATGACATTCGGAACGCCAAGAACTGGAAGTACGAGGAACAGTATGACCGCTTCATCTGTCCAAACGGGCGGCACGTCAATTTCAAGAACTACCAGAACAAGAAGAATGCCTCTGGGCATGTGCAAAGCTACAAGATCTATGAATGTGAAGACTGTTCGGATTGTCCGCTGAAGGCATTGTGCACGAAGGCGAAGGGGAACCGGCAGGTTCACTGGAACACGATATTTGAAGAAATGAAGGCAAAGGCAAAAGAGGCCCTTGAATGTGAAGAGAACACAGGCATCTACGCTCGAAGAAAGATCGAGGTAGAAAGTGTGTTCGGTCACATCAAGGGCAATCGGTCGTTCCGCAGGTTTTCACTGCGGGGACTTAATAAAGTGCACACGGAGTTCGGGATTGTGGCCTTGGCCCACAACCTGCTGAAAGTGGCGGGCATCCGCCAGCTGCTTTCACTGGTTGACGAAAAAATTGGTGGAGGAAGACAAGGCGTCTTCCTCCACCAATTTTATTTTCGGGACTTATTGGACAGCCCCTTTGTGCTGTTCCATGATGAACTTTCCTGGCACAACTCATTTTAG
- a CDS encoding SLAP domain-containing protein, with product MKLHLHPVWEQTLPEKGKAELTAAFLTLPPSHSFGAFPFLIKRKKNGGVVATVFLQNGTVYPVAFEQIQVLIYDEKKRMAQHIFEESLVVPASSAMPWSFVFPPASTEEGEIRDQLTVVVDLLK from the coding sequence ATGAAGCTACATCTCCACCCCGTTTGGGAGCAGACGCTGCCTGAAAAAGGAAAAGCGGAACTGACAGCCGCTTTTCTCACCCTTCCACCATCACATTCCTTTGGCGCGTTCCCATTTTTAATTAAACGAAAAAAGAATGGCGGGGTTGTCGCAACCGTCTTCCTGCAAAACGGAACCGTGTATCCGGTCGCTTTTGAACAAATTCAAGTGCTGATATATGATGAAAAAAAGAGGATGGCGCAGCATATTTTTGAAGAATCTCTCGTCGTTCCGGCTTCCTCGGCTATGCCCTGGTCGTTCGTCTTCCCTCCTGCCTCAACGGAAGAAGGTGAAATTAGAGATCAGTTGACCGTGGTAGTTGATTTGCTAAAATGA
- a CDS encoding LCP family protein has translation MNRVQVRKQKRKKKKGFILLALLLLIGAGVFYWVYQYNQGVKEASDSTVKDKDFELFEGEEPKFGEINVMLLGSDARKDEDGRSDTLMVANYNQKTEEVKLISIMRDTYVSIPGHGRQKMNAAYSYGGPELVRQTLKENFNLDVHYYAIVDFNGFPKIVDLIAPDGIEVDIPYTMQHGIGMTLQPGKQTLHGEQLLGYVRFRHDKMSDFGRVERQQEALSKLKDEAVGFHSLVNLPKLLGTADTYVNTNLDKKTILSIAKGILENKSGSLQTLRVPVNQSYVDRRVDVGEVLDIDFDKNIQAIDEFLNPTVDTAADTTKDTDNQE, from the coding sequence ATGAATAGAGTGCAAGTGCGCAAACAAAAACGAAAGAAGAAAAAAGGCTTTATTCTTCTCGCTCTCCTCTTGCTTATCGGCGCCGGCGTATTTTACTGGGTTTATCAATACAATCAAGGGGTCAAGGAAGCTTCAGACAGCACTGTAAAGGACAAAGATTTCGAACTATTTGAAGGCGAAGAGCCCAAATTCGGGGAAATCAATGTCATGCTGCTCGGTTCAGATGCGAGGAAAGATGAAGATGGCCGATCCGATACACTAATGGTCGCCAATTATAATCAGAAAACGGAAGAAGTTAAACTGATTTCTATCATGCGGGATACGTATGTTTCCATCCCGGGACACGGCAGACAGAAAATGAATGCCGCTTATTCTTACGGCGGCCCGGAGCTGGTCCGTCAGACGTTGAAGGAAAACTTTAATCTGGATGTCCATTATTATGCGATTGTCGATTTTAACGGATTTCCGAAAATAGTCGATCTCATTGCCCCGGACGGTATCGAAGTGGATATTCCATATACGATGCAGCACGGCATCGGCATGACCTTGCAGCCTGGCAAGCAGACATTGCATGGAGAACAATTGCTCGGCTATGTACGTTTCAGACATGACAAAATGAGTGATTTTGGTCGGGTGGAGCGTCAGCAGGAAGCCTTGTCGAAGTTGAAAGATGAAGCGGTTGGTTTCCATAGTTTAGTCAATCTGCCAAAACTTCTTGGAACGGCAGATACGTATGTGAACACTAATTTGGATAAGAAGACCATTTTGTCTATTGCTAAAGGCATTTTGGAAAATAAATCAGGTTCGTTGCAAACGCTGAGGGTTCCAGTCAATCAATCGTACGTCGACCGAAGAGTTGATGTTGGAGAAGTCCTGGACATTGATTTTGATAAAAACATTCAGGCAATCGATGAGTTCTTGAATCCCACAGTCGACACGGCAGCAGACACGACAAAGGATACAGACAACCAGGAGTAA
- a CDS encoding mechanosensitive ion channel domain-containing protein produces the protein MVISFRMVGLSIGKFGLLFSALGIGVGFGIRNVAANFVSGIIILFERPIEVGEFVEIEGKVGRIQTIKLRSTDVIVDKEGPSLFRISILLNKSSKAVRVRPSWQT, from the coding sequence TTGGTTATCAGTTTTCGCATGGTCGGCTTAAGCATCGGCAAGTTCGGTCTATTGTTCAGTGCACTGGGCATCGGCGTCGGATTTGGTATCCGGAATGTAGCGGCGAATTTTGTTTCGGGGATTATCATTTTATTTGAACGGCCGATTGAAGTGGGAGAATTTGTCGAAATCGAAGGCAAGGTCGGGCGCATTCAAACGATCAAGCTTCGTTCAACGGACGTTATTGTGGACAAGGAGGGTCCCTCGTTGTTCCGAATCAGTATTTTATTGAACAAATCATCAAAAGCCGTTCGGGTTCGACCATCATGGCAGACGTGA
- a CDS encoding cytochrome c oxidase assembly protein — protein sequence MVHHEAAWSLTDLLFGLPACAVLLLYSWAVVKSNRIRRLRKWPVYRTVLWFAGVLCASAALIGPLAALSHHSFTWHMVGHLLLGMLGPLLMVLAAPMTLVLRTLDVKTARRLSKLLSSPVMRFYTNPIVASLLNIGGLWILYTTGLFQAMHTNLLLHVLVHLHVFAAGYLFTISLIYIDPVSHRHSFRSRTVVFIAALAGHGILSKYLYAYPPNGVEIGDARLGAMLMYYGGDAVDLLLIIVLFHQWYRSARRKPVPAANLAES from the coding sequence ATGGTTCATCATGAGGCGGCATGGTCCCTTACGGATTTACTGTTTGGCCTTCCGGCTTGTGCGGTCCTTTTGCTGTATAGCTGGGCTGTAGTTAAATCGAACCGAATTCGGAGACTGCGCAAGTGGCCGGTTTACCGCACCGTTCTGTGGTTTGCCGGGGTCCTGTGCGCTTCAGCTGCCCTAATCGGTCCACTAGCGGCACTTTCCCACCATTCTTTCACCTGGCATATGGTCGGTCATCTGCTTCTTGGAATGCTCGGACCGTTGCTGATGGTTCTGGCAGCCCCTATGACACTCGTATTGCGTACCTTGGATGTGAAGACGGCTCGCCGTCTCAGCAAGCTGCTTTCAAGCCCTGTTATGAGGTTTTATACCAATCCAATAGTTGCGTCCCTCTTAAATATCGGCGGTCTTTGGATTCTATACACGACAGGGCTTTTCCAAGCAATGCACACGAATCTTTTGCTTCATGTTCTAGTCCATCTCCACGTGTTCGCTGCCGGTTATTTGTTTACCATTTCTTTGATTTATATCGATCCTGTGTCGCATCGGCATTCTTTCCGTTCCCGTACGGTGGTGTTCATTGCGGCACTCGCCGGGCACGGTATCTTATCAAAATACTTGTACGCCTACCCGCCGAATGGAGTTGAGATTGGAGACGCACGTCTCGGCGCCATGCTGATGTATTATGGCGGGGACGCAGTTGATCTATTGTTGATTATTGTATTATTCCATCAGTGGTATCGATCCGCCCGGCGAAAACCAGTGCCGGCCGCCAACTTAGCTGAATCATAA
- a CDS encoding DUF2243 domain-containing protein: protein MKTDAKHLQQLKNREVHYKRNLWSGILFGLGFVAFIDETIFHQLLHWHKFYDKSTVAVGLVSDGLFHAFSWFATVGALYLVADLRRLNALWHKVWWGGKLIGGGVFQLYDGTIQHKVMRIHQIRYDVDIVPYDVVWNVTAVIMIIIGILLIRNAKQNQRTVKGTVLHGSS from the coding sequence TTGAAAACGGACGCAAAACATTTGCAGCAGCTTAAGAACCGGGAAGTGCATTATAAAAGGAATCTTTGGTCTGGAATTTTGTTTGGACTCGGGTTTGTTGCTTTTATTGACGAAACGATCTTCCACCAGTTGTTGCATTGGCATAAGTTTTATGATAAATCGACGGTAGCAGTCGGTCTTGTTTCGGATGGGCTGTTCCATGCATTCAGTTGGTTCGCGACAGTAGGAGCCCTGTATTTGGTGGCGGATCTTCGGCGCTTGAATGCGCTCTGGCATAAAGTGTGGTGGGGTGGCAAGCTGATTGGCGGAGGTGTGTTCCAGTTGTATGATGGGACAATCCAGCATAAGGTGATGCGGATTCATCAGATTCGCTATGATGTTGATATTGTGCCCTATGACGTGGTATGGAACGTGACAGCGGTCATTATGATTATCATTGGCATTCTTTTGATTCGGAATGCGAAACAGAACCAGCGGACGGTGAAAGGAACGGTGCTCCATGGTTCATCATGA
- the hprK gene encoding HPr(Ser) kinase/phosphatase codes for MKTVTVGDIVERFRYEVLVGENELHRALKHSKVRRPGLEFMGKFDFITTEYVQILGTNEINYLHTLSDEECKMRIGNIVKYDPPCIIITSNQEEPLGLRQYCTEEHIPVLRTKDSMSELIAKLDAYVIKAMAPEIAIHGVCVNVSGIGILLRGKSGVGKSETAHTLIGRGHRLIADDIVVLKKLSPQTLLGSHDEKNKEFLALRSIGLLNVVRLYGRAAFQEETRIALDIELTEWQENALNNELELDQKYKYYMDVPIPHIQIQLQPGRDVAGLIEAAANNWYLQQQGYSAAEEFMKRLESEFGKESKN; via the coding sequence ATGAAAACAGTTACGGTTGGAGATATAGTCGAGCGATTCCGATACGAGGTATTGGTAGGAGAGAATGAATTGCACCGAGCGTTGAAGCATTCGAAAGTCCGCCGCCCGGGCTTGGAATTCATGGGCAAATTTGATTTCATTACGACAGAGTATGTCCAAATCCTCGGGACGAATGAAATCAATTATTTGCATACGCTCTCCGATGAAGAGTGTAAAATGCGGATCGGCAATATAGTGAAGTATGATCCGCCATGCATTATCATCACATCCAATCAGGAGGAACCACTCGGTCTCCGCCAATATTGCACGGAGGAGCATATCCCCGTTCTGCGGACGAAGGACTCGATGAGTGAATTGATTGCTAAGCTCGATGCCTATGTCATCAAGGCGATGGCACCTGAAATTGCCATACACGGCGTATGTGTCAACGTTTCTGGAATCGGAATTCTGTTACGGGGCAAATCGGGCGTCGGGAAAAGTGAAACCGCGCACACCCTGATCGGCAGGGGACACCGTCTCATCGCTGATGACATCGTCGTCCTAAAGAAATTGAGCCCGCAAACGTTACTTGGCAGCCATGACGAAAAAAATAAGGAATTCCTCGCATTGCGGAGTATTGGCCTGCTCAACGTCGTCCGATTATACGGCCGCGCTGCTTTCCAAGAAGAAACAAGGATCGCACTCGACATTGAACTGACGGAGTGGCAGGAAAACGCTCTCAACAACGAGTTGGAGCTCGATCAAAAATACAAATATTACATGGATGTGCCGATTCCTCATATTCAAATTCAGCTGCAACCTGGACGTGACGTTGCAGGACTTATCGAAGCAGCTGCAAACAATTGGTATTTACAGCAGCAAGGGTACAGCGCGGCGGAGGAGTTCATGAAGCGGCTCGAATCGGAGTTTGGCAAGGAGTCTAAAAACTGA
- a CDS encoding GNAT family N-acetyltransferase: MDKEQLFTIDCGDILLREFCIDDVDAIQQLTSEPEVYRFLPDWRSTREQRLDWVTNYEVPDNKQFLAAVPEVGQHILKLGIILKETGEFIGFCNTGIKEELPEPNREVAYAMSTKFCNNGYTSQAVKGLVNYLFTNTEVTQMNAVVLQNNGASKRVIEKCGFQWIGEVIIEGQVYDHYMFYKFPEK, translated from the coding sequence ATGGATAAAGAACAATTATTTACTATCGATTGCGGTGACATTTTACTTAGAGAGTTTTGCATCGATGATGTGGACGCCATCCAACAGTTAACTTCGGAACCTGAAGTGTATCGATTTCTGCCCGATTGGCGATCCACAAGAGAACAACGGTTGGATTGGGTTACGAATTATGAGGTTCCGGATAACAAGCAATTTCTTGCGGCTGTTCCTGAGGTTGGACAGCATATTTTAAAACTCGGCATTATATTAAAAGAGACTGGCGAGTTCATCGGCTTTTGCAATACGGGAATCAAAGAGGAGCTTCCTGAGCCGAACAGGGAAGTGGCCTATGCGATGTCAACCAAGTTCTGTAATAATGGCTATACTTCGCAAGCTGTAAAAGGTTTGGTGAATTATCTATTTACTAATACCGAAGTTACTCAAATGAATGCGGTCGTTCTTCAAAATAACGGGGCATCGAAAAGAGTTATTGAAAAATGTGGATTCCAATGGATCGGCGAGGTCATTATCGAAGGGCAAGTGTACGATCACTACATGTTTTATAAATTTCCAGAAAAATGA
- a CDS encoding MOSC domain-containing protein, whose translation MSQREIVTFSIGKPKTVVYEETKEMVTGICKEQIGEAFLSRDGFHGDGVADLRFHGGPDRAVCVYPFEHYAQWEEEFEQKLPRSTFGENLTVANMLESEVYVGDMYQVGEAVIQVTQGRVPCSTINKRTGLPLIMKRMIDTGYTGYLCRVLKEGTVKSDSAITLIEQHPKKISIAYCNEIYFRGQKDVDAMKRIVAVEALAEEWRKSLQKRIAKWEIVKG comes from the coding sequence ATGAGTCAAAGAGAAATTGTCACTTTTTCAATCGGAAAACCGAAAACGGTTGTCTATGAGGAGACAAAGGAAATGGTAACAGGTATTTGCAAGGAACAAATAGGGGAGGCCTTCCTATCAAGAGACGGGTTCCACGGAGATGGAGTCGCGGATTTGCGTTTCCATGGGGGGCCTGACCGGGCGGTGTGCGTGTATCCGTTTGAACATTATGCCCAGTGGGAGGAAGAATTCGAACAGAAATTGCCCCGGTCTACTTTTGGAGAAAATTTGACAGTCGCCAACATGCTCGAAAGCGAGGTTTATGTCGGGGATATGTACCAAGTCGGGGAAGCAGTGATTCAAGTAACGCAAGGAAGGGTACCGTGCAGCACCATCAATAAACGAACCGGTTTGCCGCTCATCATGAAACGGATGATCGACACGGGCTATACCGGTTATTTATGCAGAGTGCTTAAGGAAGGAACAGTCAAAAGCGACTCTGCGATCACACTCATTGAACAGCATCCTAAGAAGATTTCCATTGCGTATTGCAATGAAATTTATTTCCGAGGTCAAAAAGACGTCGACGCAATGAAGCGGATTGTAGCTGTGGAAGCACTGGCGGAGGAGTGGCGGAAGTCGCTTCAAAAACGGATCGCTAAATGGGAGATCGTAAAAGGATAA